The following proteins are co-located in the Megalobrama amblycephala isolate DHTTF-2021 linkage group LG12, ASM1881202v1, whole genome shotgun sequence genome:
- the cdkn2c gene encoding cyclin-dependent kinase 4 inhibitor C, with protein sequence MAEDTAIDGLSTAAAQGNLMEIEQILQSNVNVNEKNKFGRTPLQVMKLGCPRIAETLLRAGADPNVRDPILGLTISHDAARDGYLDTLQVLAQNGADVNLLDNKGNLPLHLAAQEGCLDVVQYLVNCCNTQPFLRNKKGQTPLDLALLHKKYKTVEWLENIAPSQSS encoded by the exons ATGGCCGAGGACACAGCTATAGATGGACTGAGCACTGCAGCTGCGCAGGGAAATCTGATGGAAATTGAGCAGATACTGCAAAGCAACGTGAACGTTAATGAGAAGAACAAGTTCGGCAGGACACCATTGCAG GTGATGAAACTTGGCTGCCCGCGCATTGCAGAGACGCTGCTTCGAGCAGGCGCCGACCCAAACGTGCGCGACCCCATCCTTGGACTGACCATCAGTCACGACGCCGCGCGTGACGGATATCTGGACACTCTTCAGGTGCTCGCGCAGAATGGTGCTGATGTCAATCTTCTTGACAACAAGGGCAACCTGCCTCTGCATCTGGCGGCGCAAGAAGGATGCCTGGATGTCGTGCAGTATCTCGTAAATTGCTGCAATACACAGCCTTTTCTGCGTAATAAAAAAGGCCAGACGCCTCTTGACTTGGCGTTAttgcacaaaaaatataaaactgtgGAGTGGTTAGAGAACATTGCGCCTTCACAATCCAGCTAG